From the Microbacterium thalassium genome, one window contains:
- a CDS encoding MFS transporter — MIEVLRNRTYRALFGAQVIALVGTGLLTVALGLLAFDLAGEAAGSVLGTALTIKMVAYVGVAPLMAALVDRLPKKAVLVGADVLRLAIAVTLPFVTETWQIYVLVFVLQSASATFTPAFQSLIPTVLPDSRDYTRALALSRLAYDLEALLSPILAAALLTVVAYNNLFLGTAVGFAASATLVLIAAIPAHPGGSPQSTFWQRLPEGVRVFARTPTLRFLALANVVVAAGTALVLVNSVVYVKAVLGLDDAALALTLGAYGVGSLAVALNIPRLVDRFGVIRTMRAGLVVVVIGLAATSVITLFTLATGIGWWAVIVAWAVLGAGSSLILTPSARLLADASTSANRNLVYTAQFALSHACFLVTYPLAGWIGAANLAAAAVVLAVLALAAAVIASMTRAARDARRHDSMSGESAASER; from the coding sequence ATGATCGAGGTCCTCCGCAATCGCACGTACCGTGCGCTGTTCGGCGCGCAGGTGATCGCGCTGGTCGGCACCGGTCTGCTGACGGTCGCCCTCGGGCTGCTCGCGTTCGATCTGGCCGGGGAGGCGGCGGGGTCGGTGCTGGGGACCGCGCTGACGATCAAGATGGTCGCCTATGTCGGCGTGGCCCCGCTGATGGCGGCGCTGGTGGACCGGCTGCCGAAGAAGGCCGTGCTGGTCGGCGCGGACGTCCTCCGCCTGGCGATCGCGGTGACACTCCCGTTCGTCACCGAGACGTGGCAGATCTACGTGCTGGTGTTCGTGCTGCAGTCCGCCTCGGCGACCTTCACCCCGGCGTTCCAGTCGCTCATCCCCACGGTGCTCCCCGATTCCCGTGACTACACGCGTGCACTCGCGCTCTCACGTCTGGCGTATGACCTCGAGGCTCTTCTCAGTCCCATCCTCGCCGCCGCGCTGCTGACGGTGGTCGCGTACAACAACCTCTTCTTGGGAACCGCGGTCGGCTTCGCCGCCTCCGCGACGCTCGTGCTGATCGCCGCGATTCCTGCGCATCCCGGCGGATCCCCGCAGTCCACGTTCTGGCAGCGCCTGCCGGAGGGGGTGAGGGTCTTCGCACGCACGCCCACTCTGCGGTTCCTCGCGCTCGCGAACGTCGTGGTCGCCGCGGGCACCGCGCTCGTGCTGGTGAACTCGGTCGTCTACGTCAAGGCCGTGCTCGGGCTGGACGACGCAGCCCTCGCCCTCACGCTGGGCGCCTACGGCGTGGGGTCGCTGGCCGTGGCGCTGAACATCCCGAGGCTGGTGGATCGATTCGGGGTCATCCGCACCATGCGCGCAGGCCTCGTGGTGGTCGTGATCGGGCTGGCCGCGACATCCGTCATCACGCTCTTCACGCTCGCGACCGGCATCGGCTGGTGGGCCGTGATCGTCGCCTGGGCCGTCCTCGGCGCCGGCAGCTCGCTCATCCTGACACCGTCGGCGCGGCTGCTCGCCGACGCGTCCACATCAGCGAACCGCAACCTCGTCTACACGGCCCAGTTCGCCCTGTCGCACGCATGCTTCCTGGTGACGTATCCGCTCGCCGGGTGGATCGGCGCGGCGAACCTCGCCGCCGCTGCGGTCGTCCTCGCGGTCTTGGCGCTGGCGGCCGCTGTCATCGCATCCATGACCCGGGCCGCGCGGGACGCGCGGCGCCACGACTCGATGTCGGGGGAGTCGGCAGCGTCGGAGAGATGA
- a CDS encoding RNA-binding S4 domain-containing protein, translating to MATEDPIEDVPIGGEAIRLGQFVKFAGLLDSGGDVKEAIIDGLVLVNGEVDRRRGRQLQLGDIVTFEGRRVRVCA from the coding sequence ATGGCGACTGAGGATCCGATCGAAGACGTCCCGATCGGCGGCGAGGCCATCCGTCTCGGCCAGTTCGTCAAGTTCGCGGGGCTCCTCGACTCCGGCGGAGACGTGAAAGAGGCCATCATCGACGGCCTCGTGCTCGTCAACGGCGAGGTCGACCGACGCCGTGGCCGGCAGCTGCAGCTCGGCGACATCGTCACCTTCGAGGGGCGCAGGGTCCGCGTCTGCGCGTGA
- a CDS encoding PhzF family phenazine biosynthesis protein — MSVLVNVVNVFVDADGAHGNPLGIVWASSSTKGREEEISADLGFSETVFIDELTDTEVRARIFTSMQELPFAGHPVVGLAGWLVASGDDIHTVTVPAGVCRVRVDGDRVYVNAMVDWAPDFTLEELPSPEDVELVDPEAYGMGMHYVWAWSDREEHRIRARMFAPELGIREDEATGAGAMRLTTALGCDLKIRQGEGSELFTHMRYVGQQIEVGGRVSEARLTEIL, encoded by the coding sequence ATGAGCGTCCTGGTGAACGTCGTGAACGTGTTCGTGGATGCCGACGGCGCGCACGGAAACCCGCTCGGGATCGTGTGGGCGTCGAGTTCGACCAAGGGGCGCGAGGAGGAGATCTCGGCCGACCTCGGGTTCAGCGAGACGGTGTTCATCGACGAGCTCACCGACACCGAGGTGCGGGCGCGGATCTTCACGTCGATGCAGGAGCTGCCGTTCGCCGGGCATCCGGTGGTGGGGCTCGCGGGGTGGCTCGTCGCCTCGGGCGACGACATCCACACCGTCACGGTCCCGGCGGGCGTCTGCCGCGTCCGCGTGGACGGCGACCGTGTGTACGTCAACGCCATGGTCGACTGGGCGCCCGACTTCACGCTCGAAGAGCTTCCCAGCCCCGAAGACGTCGAGCTCGTCGACCCCGAGGCGTACGGCATGGGGATGCACTACGTGTGGGCGTGGAGCGACCGCGAGGAGCACCGCATCCGCGCCCGCATGTTCGCGCCTGAGCTCGGCATCCGCGAGGACGAGGCCACGGGCGCCGGCGCGATGCGGCTCACGACCGCGCTCGGCTGCGACCTGAAGATCCGGCAGGGGGAGGGATCCGAGCTCTTCACGCACATGCGCTACGTCGGCCAGCAGATCGAGGTCGGCGGCCGCGTGTCCGAGGCACGGCTGACCGAGATCCTCTGA